One Vigna unguiculata cultivar IT97K-499-35 chromosome 7, ASM411807v1, whole genome shotgun sequence genomic region harbors:
- the LOC114192569 gene encoding ABC transporter C family member 5-like, which translates to MGVARFFHHVLGLSVLELATICVNLTFVLLFLFVVSVRRAIVYQGGLRFGKNGDSGNASPICSVIDEETRGVRIGLVFKLSVVSCFYVLIVHVLALGFEGGALVWGEADVDLSLLSVPAAQVLAWFVLSFSALHCKFKVSERFPVLLRVWWFLSFVICLCTLYVDGRGFWEDGFQHLCSRAVSNVAATPPLAFLFVVAVRGDTGIRVCRNSDLQEPLLVEEEPGCLRVTPYRDAGIFSLVTLSWLNPLLSVGAKRPLELKDIPLVAPRDRAKTSYKILNSNWERLKAENDNPSKQPSLAWAILKSFWKEAALNAIFAGLNTLVSYVGPYMISYFVDYLGGKETFPNEGYTLAGIFFVSKLVETVTTRQWYLGVDILGMHVRSALTAMVYRKGLRLSSSAKQSHTSGEIVNYMAVDVQRVGDFSWYLHDMWMLPLQIVLALFILYKNIGIASIATLIATIVSIVVTVPVARIQEDYQDKLMTAKDERMRKTSECLRNMRILKLQAWEDRYRLKLEEMRGVEYKWLRKALYSQAFITFIFWSSPIFVSVVTFATSILLGGQLTAGGVLSALATFRILQEPLRNFPDLVSTMAQTKVSTDRISTFLQDEELQEDATIIMPRDLSNMAVEIRDGVFCWDSSLPRPTLSGIHMKVEKGMSVAVCGMVGSGKSSFLSCILGEIPKLSGEVKVCGSVAYVPQSAWIQSGNIEENILFGSPMDKAKYKNVLHACSLKKDLELFSHGDQTIIGDRGINLSGGQKQRVQLARALYQDADIYLLDDPFSAVDAHTGSELFREYVLTALANKTVIFVTHQVEFLPSADMILVLKEGHIIQAGKYDDLLQAGTDFKTLVSAHHEAIEAMDIPNHSDDSDENVPLEESIMNSKTSISSAYDIDSLAKEVQEGSSDQKAIKEKKKAKRSRKKQLVQEEERVRGRVSMMVYWSYMAAAYKGLLIPLIVMAQTLFQFLQIASNWWMAWANPQTEGDQPRVTPTVLLLVYMALAFGSSWFIFVRAVLVATFGLAAAQKLFFNMLRSIFHAPMSFFDSTPAGRILNRVSIDQSVVDLDIPFRLGGFASSTIQLIGIVAVMTDVTWQVLLLVVPMAILCLWMQKYYMASSRELVRIVSIQKSPIIHLFGESIAGAATIRGFGQEKRFMKRNLYLLDCFARPFFCSLAAIEWLCLRMELLSTFVFAFCLVLLVSLPHGSIDPSMAGLAVTYGLNLNARLSRWILSFCKLENKIISIERIYQYSQVPTEAPAIIEDYRPPSSWPENGTIQLIDLKVRYKENLPVVLHGVSCTFPGGKKIGIVGRTGSGKSTLIQALFRLVEPEAGSIFIDNINISAIGLHDLRSHLSIIPQDPTLFEGTIRGNLDPLEEHSDKEIWEALDKSQLGEIIREKGRKLDMPVLENGDNWSVGQRQLVSLGRALLKQSKILVLDEATASVDTATDNLIQKIIRREFRDCTVCTIAHRIPTVIDSDLVLVLSDGRVAEFDTPTRLLEDKSSMFLKLVTEYSSRSSGIADF; encoded by the exons ATGGGTGTCGCACGATTTTTCCATCATGTTCTGGGATTGTCCGTGTTGGAACTTGCGACAATCTGCGTCAACCTCacttttgttcttttgtttctctttgTTGTCTCGGTGAGGCGTGCTATTGTGTACCAGGGTGGATTGCGATTTGGTAAGAATGGGGACAGCGGCAATGCCAGCCCAATCTGTAGTGTCATTGATGAAGAAACGCGTGGTGTTAGAATCGGTTTGGTGTTCAAGTTGTCAGTGGTGTCTTGTTTCTATGTTTTGATTGTGCATGTTTTGGCCTTGGGGTTCGAAGGGGGTGCTCTAGTTTGGGGTGAGGCTGACGTGGATTTGTCTCTTCTCTCTGTGCCTGCTGCACAGGTTTTGGCTTGGTTTGTGTTGAGCTTCTCGGCCTTGCATTGCAAGTTCAAGGTGTCAGAGAGGTTTCCAGTTTTGTTGAGAGTTTGGTGGTTTTTGTCCTTTGTTATTTGCTTGTGTACTTTGTATGTTGATGGGAGAGGGTTTTGGGAGGATGGTTTTCAACATCTATGTTCTCGTGCCGTCTCAAATGTTGCTGCCACTCCACCTCTTGCATTCTTGTTTGTGGTTGCAGTCAGGGGTGACACTGGTATAAGAGTTTGTCGGAACTCTGATCTTCAAGAGCCATTACTCGTTGAGGAGGAACCCGGGTGTCTCAGGGTTACTCCTTATAGAGATGCTGGAATTTTTAGTTTGGTAACTCTTTCTTGGCTGAATCCACTTCTTTCAGTTGGTGCTAAGAGACCACTTGAGCTTAAGGACATTCCACTCGTTGCACCAAGAGACAGAGCTAAGACTAGTTATAAGATTCTGAATTCTAATTGGGAGAGATTGAAAGCTGAAAATGACAATCCCTCTAAGCAACCTTCTTTGGCATGGGCGATTCTCAAGTCATTCTGGAAAGAGGCAGCTTTGAATGCTATCTTTGCTGGTTTGAATACTTTGGTGTCATATGTAGGGCCTTACATGATAAGTTACTTTGTGGATTACTTGGGTGGCAAGGAGACCTTCCCCAATGAGGGATATACCCTTGCTGGTATATTTTTTGTGTCGAAGCTTGTGGAGACTGTGACAACTAGGCAGTGGTATCTAGGAGTGGATATCTTGGGCATGCATGTTAGGTCAGCCCTAACTGCTATGGTATATAGAAAGGGACTCAGACTATCAAGCTCTGCCAAGCAAAGTCACACAAGTGGGGAGATTGTCAACTACATGGCTGTTGATGTTCAGAGGGTCGGGGACTTCTCTTGGTACCTTCATGACATGTGGATGCTTCCTCTGCAGATTGTTCTTGCCCTTTTTATTCTGTATAAGAATATCGGAATTGCTTCTATCGCAACATTGATTGCTACTATCGTTTCCATTGTTGTCACGGTTCCTGTGGCTAGGATACAAGAAGATTATCAGGACAAATTGATGACTGCCAAAGATGAAAGGATGAGAAAGACATCAGAGTGTCTTAGGAACATGAGGATTCTCAAGCTGCAAGCTTGGGAGGACAGATACCGATTGAAGTTGGAGGAAATGCGTGGAGTAGAGTACAAGTGGCTAAGGAAAGCACTCTACTCTCAGGCTTTCATAACTTTCATATTCTGGAGCTCCCCTATATTTGTTTCAGTTGTCACTTTCGCTACTTCCATATTGTTGGGGGGCCAGTTGACTGCTGGTGGCGTTCTCTCTGCTCTAGCTACTTTCAGAATTCTCCAAGAACCTCTGAGGAATTTTCCTGACTTGGTGTCAACCATGGCTCAGACAAAAGTTTCTACTGATCGCATATCTACTTTCCTTCAGGATGAAGAATTGCAGGAAGATGCCACTATCATAATGCCGCGTGACCTTTCTAACATGGCCGTAGAAATCAGGGATGGTGTCTTCTGCTGGGACTCTTCTTTGCCTAGGCCTACTCTATCAGGAATACATATGAAAGTGGAAAAGGGGATGAGCGTGGCTGTTTGTGGCATGGTCGGTTCTGGCAAGTCaagttttctttcttgcatcCTTGGAGAGATTCCCAAGCTGTCTGGTGAA GTAAAAGTGTGTGGTTCTGTTGCATACGTCCCCCAATCTGCTTGGATTCAGTCAggaaatatagaagaaaatatCCTGTTTGGCTCCCCAATGGACAAAGCAAAGTACAAGAATGTTCTTCATGCTTGTTCACTGAAAAAGGATCTAGAGCTTTTCTCACATGGAGACCAGACAATTATTGGTGACAGAGGTATAAATTTGAGCGGTGGCCAGAAGCAGCGCGTTCAGCTTGCACGAGCACTCTACCAAGATGCTGATATTTACCTCCTTGATGATCCCTTCAGTGCAGTTGATGCCCACACTGGATCGGAATTATTTAGG GAGTATGTATTGACAGCACTAGCAAATAAGACAGTTATTTTTGTGACCCATCAAGTTGAATTTCTCCCTTCTGCTGATATGATACTG GTTCTTAAAGAAGGTCATATCATACAGGCAGGAAAATATGATGATCTTTTACAAGCAGGAACAGATTTCAAAACTCTAGTTTCGGCTCACCATGAAGCAATAGAGGCCATGGATATTCCTAATCACTCAGACGATTCAGATGAAAATGTACCTTTGGAGGAATCTATTATGAACAGTAAGACATCCATTTCTTCTGCATATGATATTGACAGTTTGGCAAAGGAAGTTCAAGAGGGATCATCGGATCAGAAAGCAAttaaggagaagaagaaagcaAAACGCTCAAGGAAAAAACAGCTTGTTCAGGAAGAGGAGAGGGTTAGAGGTAGAGTCAGCATGATGGTCTACTGGTCGTACATGGCTGCAGCATATAAAGGTTTATTGATTCCACTCATAGTCATGGCACAAACATTATTTCAGTTCCTCCAGATTGCTAGTAATTGGTGGATGGCTTGGGCAAATCCTCAAACTGAGGGAGACCAGCCCAGAGTAACACCTACTGTTCTTCTTCTTGTGTACATGGCCCTCGCTTTTGGGAGCTCATGGTTTATTTTTGTAAGGGCTGTTCTCGTGGCTACATTTGGTCTAGCAGCTGCACAGAAGCTTTTCTTCAACATGCTTAGAAGCATTTTCCATGCACCAATGTCTTTCTTTGACTCTACACCAGCTGGGAGGATCTTGAATCGT GTTTCAATTGATCAAAGTGTGGTAGATCTTGACATTCCATTTAGACTTGGAGGGTTTGCTTCATCAACAATACAGCTTATTGGCATTGTTGCTGTAATGACAGATGTTACATGGCAAGTTTTGCTCCTTGTAGTCCCCATGGCTATTCTTTGTCTGTGGATGCAG AAATACTACATGGCTTCCTCAAGGGAACTGGTACGTATTGTGAGCATCCAGAAATCTCCAATTATACATCTTTTTGGTGAATCAATTGCGGGAGCAGCCACCATTAGAGGGTTTGGACAAGAAAAAAGGTTCATGAAGAGGAATCTCTATCTTCTGGATTGTTTTGCACGACCATTCTTCTGTAGTCTTGCAGCTATTGAGTGGCTCTGCCTGCGCATGGAATTACTTTCAACCTTTGTATTTGCTTTCTGCCTGGTATTGCTTGTTAGCCTTCCCCATGGAAGTATTGATCCCA GCATGGCTGGACTTGCTGTAACGTATGGCCTGAATTTAAATGCACGTCTATCAAGGTGGATACTCAGTTTTTGCaaactagaaaataaaattatatccaTTGAAAGAATTTATCAGTACAGCCAAGTTCCTACTGAAGCGCCAGCAATTATTGAGGATTATCGCCCTCCATCCTCATGGCCAGAGAATGGGACAATCCAATTAATTGATCTGAAG GTACGTTACAAGGAAAATCTTCCTGTGGTGCTTCATGGAGTATCCTGCACATTTCCTGGTGGGAAGAAGATTGGAATAGTTGGTCGTACTGGCAGTGGCAAATCTACGTTGATTCAAGCACTATTTCGATTGGTTGAACCAGAAGCAGGGAGTATCTTCATAGACAACATTAACATTTCAGCTATTGGCCTTCATGACCTTAGAAGCCATTTGAGTATCATACCACAAGATCCAACCTTATTTGAAGGCACCATTCGAGGAAATCTCGATCCTCTTGAAGAGCACTCTGACAAAGAGATTTGGGAA GCCCTAGATAAGTCTCAACTTGGTGAGATCATCCGTGAAAAGGGGCGAAAGCTTGATATGCCAG TGCTGGAAAATGGAGATAATTGGAGTGTAGGACAGCGGCAACTTGTTTCTTTGGGTCGAGCTCTGCTGAAGCAATCAAAGATACTTGTACTTGATGAAGCAACTGCATCAGTCGATACTGCTACTGATAATCTTATACAGAAGATTATTAGAAGGGAGTTTAGAGATTGCACTGTCTGCACTATTGCACATCGTATTCCTACTGTTATTGACAGTGATCTGGTGCTGGTACTCAGTGATG GTCGAGTTGCAGAGTTTGACACTCCAACAAGGCTATTAGAGGACAAATCATCTATGTTTTTGAAGTTGGTGACTGAGTATTCATCACGGTCAAGTGGCATAGCAGACTTTTAA